CTGCAAGTGCCGGATCAactgggctgtagtggatatgtgcgggctgctccgagcaacagcctgatggaccaagctctcacaggtCAAGGCTGGTCCCAAGAACAGAACAACTCACAGAAACCACTTCAGGTACAAACCAGGTATACGTGTGCATGTTTGCATGTTCCTCTTGGCAGTTTTTTCCCCTTCGTGGGGATTTTCTGGTCATGTGCTCCCCTAACCCCCGCTAACatccccttaccttgaggttacgttgaggtgcttccggggcttagtgtccccgcggcccggtcgttgaccaggcctcctggtccccTAACAGGAACcttcccccaacacccccaccccaccaccccctctcagTACACCCGTGTTAATTAACAAGCCATTACCCCCAACTGCCCATATTACTCTGTAACTATCAAACTTCATTCACACGCTAATTATCAATCAATTAGTACCATATATCTTACTATTTTTTAGACATTTGCGTTATGGTTAATGTtgagggagcaggtggtggtggaggcgcaggtggtggtggaggcgcaggtggtggtggaggcgcagGTGGTGGaggcgcaggtggtggtggaggcgcaggtggtggtggaggcgcagGTGGTGGaggcgcaggtggtggtggaggcgcaggtggtggtggaggcgcaggtggtggtggaggcgcaggtggtggaggaggcgcaggtggtggtggaggcgcaggtggtggtggaggcgcaggtggtggaggcggcgcaggtggtggaggaggcgcaggtggtggaggcggcgcaggtggtggaggaggcgcaggtggtggaggaggcgcAGGTGGTGGAGAAggcgcaggtggtggaggaggcgcaggtggtggaggaggcgcAGGTGGTGGAGAAGGCGCAGGTGGTGGAggcgcaggtggtggaggaggagcaggtggtggaggcggcacaggtggtggaggagacacaggtggtggaggaggcgcaggtggtggaggaggcgcaggtggtggaggaggcgcaggtggtggaggcggcgcaggtggtggaggaggcgcAGGTGGTGGAggcgcaggtggtggaggaggcgcAGGTGGTGGAGAAggcgcaggtggtggaggaggcgcaggtggtggaggaggcgcAGGTGGTGGAGAAggcgcaggtggtggaggaggcgcaggtggtggaggaggcgcaggtggtggaggaggcgcaggtggtggaggcggcacaggtggtggaggagacacaggtggtggaggaggcgcaggtggtggaggaggcgcaggtggtggaggcggcgcaggtggtggaggaggcgcaggtggtggaggaggcgcaggtggtggaggaggcgcAGGTGGTGGAGAAggcgcaggtggtggaggaggcgcaggtggtggaggcggcacaggtggtggaggagacacAGGTGCACGACACAGCACTatggggagggggtagaggtgggggggggggtgtctaacAGGTGTTTACCAGGCCacctacacctgtacacctgctcCAGCTTACCCTCTCACTCaccatcccctcccctccctcccccctttactcatcccctgcctcactcactcGTCCCTTCTCCCTGTCGTTCATTGCcttcgtccctccctccctctctccctccctccctccctccctcactcactcactctcgccctcactctctctctccctcactctctcactctctccctcactctctcactctctccctctctccctcactcactcactcactcactcactccctccctccctcactcactcactcttctCCCCGGTCTCCTTCGCGACCTACACCTCCCCTACACTGGCCTTCTcgcctcacactccccctcatACTCCTCATGACACCTTAATGAGTCGTCTCTGTATAATTCACAGCAGTTGAGGAACGAGTGACTCAACTTCACTTGGTAGTCACATAACCATATAACTTTATATTCTCCTATTTAGTTCCTTTGtccaaatgagagagagagagagagagagagagagagagagagagagagagagagagagagagagagagagagagagagagagagagagagagagagagagagagggagagagagagagggaagatgcTGGTCTAGCTCTCCCCAGGCCGCATGCGGTGCACATTCCAGCCTGTCCTCCAAAAAtgaggaggtaaatgtaacagccccataagtgcaattatgtattatgtatgacagtcaggaattgtacataTTTACacgtagtattaaaacgtactgtcaattcggaggatgggttgcacatTCTACAATCtacaatacaagtcacagcttcgtgtcatcctttgcagatgacacaaaaatcagcatgaaaattacctctgctgaagacattgaaaaactacacgtTGATATTATTAAAGttttttcgactgggcaacagaaaataacatggtgtttaacagtgataaattccaggtactcaggtacggtaaaaatgagaaccttaaacataatacagggtacaaaacacaatcaaatgtgcccatagtaggaaaacagtacgtcaaggatttgggaataatacataatgggagagatacataattgggatttgggagagatacataatactcTCGTCTGACGACGAgaatattatgtatctctcccgcctgcgctcaagagaatacagatttaggctctttagtcggtcccaatagtttagatgttttactgagtggattctagcagtaaagatctctgcacgctctccaggtcagcaatttctccagctttgaaaggggctgtcattgtgcagcagtactccactcttagagagcacaagcgtcttgaagagtatcatcatcggtatagcatctctaagtgtgaaaagttcttgttatccaacctgtcatttctcttacagttgtgacggctactttattgtgttctttaaaggtaaggtcttccgacatgagtacacccagatcctttacattgctttttcgttctatgttatgatttgactgagttttgtacgtggtttctgcttttatattttaatttttttccgtagcgcatgacctGGAACTTGTTTTCatgaaataccatattattttctgtagctcaCTGAAAGGCGATCAGCTGTCCCCTTTGTTTACACTCCTCACAGCTGATTATACATATACCCCCTCCCCCGCACCCCCCTATCCATCCTCTTTCAACTCAacaactcccccccctcccccacctcactGGCCTTTAGGCTAGAAAAAGGGGGAGAGATATTGGAGGGTAgttaagtccactgcgggctcgccgtggcccgtgctgcttggaactttgtgttccgggtggcgaatcttaaacaacaacaacaacattggagGGCGAAGGAGAGGTGAGCAGGAGACTATTTAAGGCAGTGAGCTACATGGTGaggatcccaaaaggaatccacaggggaaatagcagttaggttatgtagactacgtctaggttacagatgcaactgggagattggtgaaccccgatagagagagtgcatcttctgccaaacagttacagaaaagccattacttcactatcttctggaatgtgaagcaaccaacgaccttagaagagctttaagagtccctgaatcttgcagtggccaccctgaagccatcaacacagccactctcctggtcaacaaaggtgtccagcagctggacaccctcatagagACTGAAGCAGTAtcttcccccgcgataacagcttgattaaatgcaacctcagaatactgaaaagaattactgaaaaaaaattgtaccacttacgggctattcatgcccgtgccacctcttgggtggcttaatctttatcaatcaatcaatcatggtGAGGAACATTCAGTACCGCTCCCGTGccagggtaagtccactacgggttcaccacaacccgtgctacttgccccgctcccgtgccaggtaagttacggactcaccacagcccgtgccacttggaacttttgttccgagtagctgaatctaaaaacaacaacatgatgatgaggagttacgggctattcatgcccgtgccacctcctggttggcttcattAATCTTGGTGAGGAGCACCCTGCCTGACCTCTCGCCCTtctcaccccaccaaccatcacacttttcctcctgctgctcctgctactgttgctgctactggcgCCAGCAGTGTTGCTGGCCCAGGCACCACTATTGCTGGTGGGTGGCGCCCGCTTGCTCTGGCGCGCACACAGGAGCCGGCAGGGTAGGGATACAAGGGATACAGAGCGCTGGTCGTCGGACAGTATATTGGATAACTCGCGACTTCAAAGATACAAGTTGACCTTTGACACGGAGGCCAGGCATGTCAGGCACGCCTGCGTGGGGGCAGGGGGGGTGCCTCCTTCACCCTctatcccttctctccctccatccTCTCCCTCAACTCTTCCACTCTCACCCTTCTCCATTATCAtttagatttgtttcttaaaagaaagtagcttgttccaaccccccccccccagtctacCGACCGACCAGGCTGTTGGTGTCTTCTTCTCGCAGTCTGATGTAGACACACTATAGCTCAGTTGATTGAAAACGGATTGCCGAGACGtacccgattgattgattgatgaagattaagtcacccaaaaggtggcacgggcatgaatagcccgtaagtggtggcccttttgagccattaccagtatcaagagctgatactggagatctgtggaggtgcgactgcaccctgcgtgacgggagatgtctcccgtgcgagACGTATCCATTCCAGGGTTACCTTTATAAGGGAGTATTGGGAAGCTTGGAGCTGTCACTGTTTACTGTGGGGGGAAAGTGTACAAGAGGAGCAGGCGTGTCACACACCACGGTGTAGAGgggttaccttactttaccttgaGGTAGGGTAAGGGAACACCCCCTAGGTAGGGTAAGGTAACGTAGTAAATCTTGCCCGACAAACTTGACCGCGTTCAACGACAGGTTTAGGCAAATAAGATAGGAAAAAGACGGCTGGGTAAACTGTATTTTCCTAGGCAGTCAAAAAGGTATTTGATACTTGAGCATAAAAGGCTGTGAACAAGATGGAGAACCAGCCTGCGATAATTGGGAAGACAATAATCTGGGTAAAGgagcatacctggttgatacctggttgatacctggttgatacctggttgatacctggttgatacctggttgatggggttctgggagttcttctactccccaagcccggcccgaggccaggcgcgacttgtgagagtttggtccaccaggctgttgcttgaagcggcccgcaggcccacatacccaccacagcccggttggtccggaacttctcttagaaaaccgtccagttttctcttgaagatgtccacggttgttccggcaatatttcttatagtcgcttatTCTACCAGACAATCTATACAACATTtgttaagaccaaactggaatatATTTAACTGACAAGGAATCTGCACCTTGGGAAGCATAACTTCAAAATTGAAAACGAAAGGcagtttgcaacaagattggtgcCAAAGCAATGAGGAATAGCTAAGGAAACTAGATATCACATCCCTAGAAGCTAGAAGAAACAGAGCGAATATgatctatattgaggttatcttgagatgatttcggggctttagtgtcccagcggcccggtcctcgaccaggcctccacccccaggaagcagccagtgacagctgactaacacccaggtacctatttactgctaggtaacaggagcattcagggtgaaagaaactttgcccatttgtttctttgcccatgatcacaacataccagATACCGAGTGAAATGGACAAGGTGGACAAGGCCAGCATTTTTAAattgaaaaaaatacaaaaagagtCGACACAATTGGAAGCTGGAAACGCTAATGGGccaaagaaatgtaaggaaacacTCCCAGCCTGTACAGGTGGCCAACAATTGGAACGCACTGAaagaacaagttgtggaagccacctccatccacaaccttaAAACCCGATTCGACAAGGAATTCGAACATTGGGATATTTCAATgataacgcaacaggtacaaaaAAGTCATGTACGCGGGGCATCAAGAGCTACACCTCACTCTTCCCTAGACACTGATAGgtaactactaccaccactaccaccactaccaccacccagttGTCACAATAAACACAAGGGCGGCAGAAGCAACACTAAGCGAGGTTAGCGCCCCGGTCTCACACGTTCTGGAAAGGTAAATGACTTGTGGACCATCCGGTTTGCCTGAGGTCAGAGGTCAGCCTCCACCCACTGacgaaacaccaccaccaccacccccaccaccaccaccaccaccaccaccacccccaccaccacccccaccaccaccaccaccacccccaccaccaccatacataaaCAAAACTCCCACAAACACAGCCTAACACCACCTACTGGAGCCGTACGATACAATGACTGATCAGCCTGCCTATTACACTGCAGAAGGAGCATGAGGGTAACGAGAGGCCATTAGGGGAGGAAGACATTGGAGGGGGAAAAGACCACCCCTTAAGTTTGAGGCAAACAGGGATTTACCTACCAGGGTGTACAGAAggaaggttaccttaccttgcggttacgtTGCGAAgatctcggggcttagcgtccccgttcctcaaccaggccttctggttgctggactggtcaaccaggctgttagatgctgcggctgctcgcagcctgacgtatgagtcacagcctggttgatcaggtatccttttggaggtgtttatcccgttctctcttgaacactgagggggggTCGACCAGTCATGTCCCTCACAGTTatgcataactggtcgacccctcacagtgttcaagagagaacacctccaaaaggatacctgatcaaccaggctgtgactcatacgtcagggtgcgagcagctgcatctaacagcctggttgaccagtccagcaaccaggaggcctgggcaGTGACCGGGCCGCGCAGAAGTTGACCCCCGCAAGGTAGGTAGCTACCCAAACATAGCGATAAAAATATATATGACAGGGAAGACATACGTCTCAAGCCATTGTATTAGCAGGAGCAAAATTTCGTGAGCATTTACAAAAACAGGTCTATAGATCTCTTTGAGAAATTCCTCCCATCTCCCCAGTAGGGAggtgcggtggggggggggggtggaagagacCACAGCCAcatctaggttatcttgagatcatttcggggcttagcgtccccgcggcccggtcctcaaccaggcctcgttTTTGTCAcacacccgcaggaagcagcccgtagcagctgtctaactcccaggtacctatttactgctaggtaacaggggcatcagcgtgaaagaaacattttgcccatttgtctccacctgcaccggagggatcgaacccggaacctcaggactacgaacccgaagcgctatccactcagctgtcaggggtaGTTGTGGGGgagtacccacaaccaccagatGTGGCTATGGTCgcctcccacaacccccacacacctttactaggtgagtacatgtgactggtcgcccccccccccccttctcccacacacacacacacctggcgagCACTGGGACCAGAGAGTGAAGACATCACACACTCACTCCTCGAGTGAGTGTGAGTCTATTGAGATTTGGCTTGCGAGTGCATGATTcacttgcctccccccccccatcccccccatcccccccatacctgctcttttattattattattttctaccacagacgtggccggacattaaccatgctaaccagcatatttacattttcttctgtcctccatggacagggtgagagatttgtcaaacatatagttcaggggtttattgttgaacaatcaaccacagaaggtgattgtagtgcttttaaaatgttaggctaagctacatacgtaaatacatagatacacagatttacgtatgccctacataaagtgttcaatgtgtcttttacatagtgtcattaatgtgtacTTACAAAAGGTGAAatggaattctgatcagcttccacatatactttatacacatacatacacacacacatacgtacatatacatatacacacaaatacgtacataaacatatatacacacacatgcattttccacgtgtatattatttggtatctctctcgtctcctttctagtgaggagACATTTGGATTTGGAGACAttttacatttggagagctttgagacgatcccaataatttagatgctttatcgcgtctatgcgtgccgtatatgttctctgtattccctctatttcagcaatctctcctgctctgaagggggaagtgagtactgagcagtactcaagacgggacaacacaagtgatttgaagatg
The window above is part of the Procambarus clarkii isolate CNS0578487 chromosome 67, FALCON_Pclarkii_2.0, whole genome shotgun sequence genome. Proteins encoded here:
- the LOC138355401 gene encoding 110 kDa antigen-like; amino-acid sequence: MLLQVPDQLGCSGYVRAAPSNSLMDQALTGQGWSQEQNNSQKPLQVVEEAQVVEAAQVVEEAQVVEEAQVVEKAQVVEEAQVVEEAQVVEKAQVVEAQVVEEEQVVEAAQVVEETQVVEEAQVVEEAQVVEEAQVVEAAQVVEEAQVVEAQVVEEAQVVEKAQVVEEAQVVEEAQVVEKAQVVEEAQVVEEAQVVEEAQRMTWNLFS